From a region of the Odontesthes bonariensis isolate fOdoBon6 chromosome 2, fOdoBon6.hap1, whole genome shotgun sequence genome:
- the LOC142387418 gene encoding G-protein coupled receptor 4-like, producing the protein MEMDYFSLNINYWDNYYYDYENDTIFEEFEIYGKEYGPPTVSYVIAWLVMLIGFPLTLLAIYALHSLIRDEPVAPVYVINLLISDLIQISCLVIWVVERRQRGVLYASTIIYFFGVLASVGFMVCVALERYLVFGCPLWYRFRRNTKLSVMVSLVVWLICLLELLVAMLMPNFYHLIFRFAFLLLPFPFLVFCLAGTLKALFDVRSVPTKEKRRIVGTLVLVLLNYTVMFMPSVARLLRMICRYPVNNAEDSYYGLSLAFLQFSPLSDLVLYVFLKKGATEKLLACLCCCDVLKEEESSQGTTTQDVH; encoded by the exons ATGGAGATGGATTACTTCAGCCTAAACATCAACTATTGGGATAACTATTACTATGACTATGAAAATGACACCATTTTTGAAGAGTTTGAAATTTATGGGAAAGAATATGGTCCTCCAACGGTCTCATATGTGATTGCATGGCTTGTGATGTTGATAGGTTTCCCATTAACCTTACTGGCCATATATGCACTTCATTCACTG ATACGTGATGAACCTGTCGCACCGGTCTATGTGATCAATCTCCTGATCTCTGACCTCATCCAGATTAGTTGCTTGGTGATCTGGGTGGTGGAACGCAGGCAGCGTGGAGTCCTTTATGCGTCCACAATCATCTATTTCTTTGGTGTGCTGGCCAGTGTTGGCTTCATGGTGTGTGTCGCCCTGGAGAG GTATTTGGTCTTCGGCTGCCCGCTGTGGTACCGATTCAGACGAAACACCAAGCTCTCTGTGATGGTCTCCCTGGTGGTGTGGCTCATATGTCTCCTTGAGCTTCTTGTTGCAATGCTAATGCCTAACTTTTACCATCTAATTTTCCGATTTGCCTTCCTCCTTCTTCCCTTCCCTTTTCTCGTCTTCTGCCTTGCAGGGACCCTTAAAGCCTTATTTGATGTCAGATCAGTCCCTACTAAAGAGAAACGCAGAATTGTGGGAACTTTAGTTCTGGTGCTGCTGAATTACACGGTGATGTTTATGCCCTCAGTCGCCCGGCTCCTGCGCATGATATGCAGATATCCAGTTAACAATGCTGAAGACTCTTACTATGGCTTATCCTTAGCGTTCCTTCAGTTCAGTCCCCTTTCAGACTTAGTTCTGTACGTTTTCTTGAAAAAAGGAGCCACAGAGAAGCTGCTTGCCTGCCTGTGTTGTTGTGATGTGCTTAAAGAGGAAGAATCCAGCCAGGGCACCACCACACAGGATGTCCATTAA